The Bacillus sp. B-jedd sequence CGGAAAAGGCTTTTCCACATCCGTCATTTTACGGTCGAATTTTTCGTAGGCATCCTTTTTCCAAGGCTCAATCTCCGCTTGGAACAGCTCTTCTTTTGTATATAAAACCACGCAAATTCCTCCTCTACTCCTAGGTTATTCAGACAGAAGCGGAGTGTTCAAAATCCGATTTTTGCAGGCAAAATTAATTCATGGATAGGAGCGGAACAATGGAACTTCCCAAGGAATTTATTGCAAAAATAACCGGCGCGTTCGGAGAGGCCGGGACGCAATGGCTAAGTGGACTCGAAGGAAAATTGAATTTTTACGCTGCAAAATGGAACCTTGAACTTGGAGGGCCAGCCGGAAACCTTACATATAATTACGTCGCTAAGGCGGTCGATGACAGCGGTCGGCAAGTAGTATTAAAGCTAGGCGTACCGGGAAAGGAGTTCCAGAATGAAATCACCGCCCTCCAGCTATATTCAGGTGACGGCTGCGCCATGCTGCTGAAAGAGGACGGCGAAAATGGCGCCATGCTTTTGGAACAGCTTGTACCCGGCAAAAACTTATCCGAAATTGAAGATGAAGAGCAAGTGACGAAGCAGTTCACCTCTGTTTGGAAGTCGATCCGAAGGCCAGTTCCTGAAACTTCAGTCCTTCCGTCAATCAAGGATTGGGGGGAAGGATTCGACCGTTATTTGGAAACCTATGCAGAGAAGTCTGGGCCGCTCCCACCATCGCTAGTCATGAGGGCAAAAGAATTTTTGGCGGAACTCAATGAGCCGGCCAAAATGGAACTGCTCCATGGTGACCTTCACCACGAAAATATTCTTTATTCTCAGGAGCGAGGCTGGCTGGCGATTGACCCAAAAGGGGTAGTGGGCAATCCGTACTTCGATTTGATTTCCTTCCTATTCAATCATCTGCATGAGAAGCCAGATTCGCAGCGGCTGCTCAGCAAGCGGGTCAACTGGATTTGTGAAAGCCTTTCATTACAGAAGAACAATCTCCTTAAAGCCGGAATTGTGATGGCAGTATTATCAATTATTTGGTCAATCGAAGATCATTCGGAATGGGAGCCTACATATCGCTGTGTGGAATGGTTTGAGGAACTTTTGCAAGAATCAGGGAAGGATTTCCAAGCTTAAAACCCCCTGCAAATTACTACTAAGGTAGTAGTGGAAAAACTGCCATAGTTGTATATCAAAACCCAAGCCCATTTTTTATAATTAATATAGATGGAATAGCGGCACGATGGGGGAGGGGAAGCGGGATGGCTGAAGAAGCAGAACTCGGTGGAACCTTATTTGAAAAATGCAGATATGCGCCTCCACTCGAAACACTGGCGGCGGCAACGGGCGGAAAAGTCCGCGGACTCGACCTCTTGGCAACGAGGATGGTTTTGTCACGGAACCATCTCCCACAAGAAGCTTTAAACGTTCTGCTCGTCTATTTTTTTCAAACTTTCGCAAATAAAGTTTTCGACAGGAATGATTTGTTGAAAGTGTATGATTTTTGGCTGAAGAACAGGGTGGGTACCTATCAGGAGGCCATGGAAATGACAAAAAGGGACATATTCACCGTTTTGCAAAAAGATGGCCCGGCCTGAGTGACCCCTTTTGCAAAATCTGGCAGTTTCATTCTCTTACCTCGCGGGAAACTCCCGAGTAGTTGGACAAAAGGAGGAATTGAGATGAAAATTAAACAGGTCATGACAACCGATGTGGAAACTTGTACGCCGGACACGCCGATTTTCGAGATTGCGAAGAAGATGAAGGAGCTGGATGTTGGGGTCATTCCAATTTGTGAAGGGGACGAGCTGAAAGGATTGGCTACGGATAGGGACATCGTTCTCAATGCGATTGCCGAGCAATGGCCGCTCGATACTCCGATTTCAAGGGTGATGACTGAAGATCCTGTCAGGGGCACAGTGGACATGTCGGCGGAAGAGGCGGCCGAACTGATGGCCGACGTACAAATAAGAAGGCTGCCAATCGTCGAGCAGGGCCGGTTGATCGGAATCGTGTCTCTCGGAGACCTCGCGATCGAGAGAAATCTGACAGACGATGCCGGGGAAGCGCTCGAGGAAATATCAGAGCCATCGAAACCGAAAAAGTAAACTGTTTTCCCGCACAGACAAGATGTGCGGGTTTTATTTTGTGCGGGGTTTTTTTGAAAATCGGGCTAGGATTTAAAAAATCGATGATATATTGAAATAATCGCTGATATAAATAAAAAATCGTTGATATTTAAAAATAATCGCTGATATCTAAAAATAATCGCCGATATCCGATTTAGCGGCGGGAAAGCGGCCAGGCAGAAAAGAAATCCCAGCTGCAAAACCCGCCTAGCCTAAAAAACCTAAGCAACAAAAAACCAGCAAGCCGCCGCCTGCTGGTCCTTAATATCTTATTTTACTGTTACCGCTTTTTCCTCATGTTCATGCAAATCGCCTTTTTCGACGTGGACATTCACGGTGAAATTGCCTGCAGAAGGGAAGGTATGCTTCACTTCATATTTGCCGGCGCCAGCTTCATGGGCAGGGATGAACTCATGCTTTTCCTCACCGTTTTTCCAAACTTCAAACGTGATTTTCGCGCCTTCGAGCGGCTTGTCCTCATGCTTGATCAGAGCGGACAACACAGTTTCCTTACCGGAATCAGCGGAAGCCACCGGAAAGTCAATTGCCACACTGCTTTCGCCGTGCCCGTGCTCATGTCCATCCGAAGACTCATGCGCCGCCTCGTGCTCGGACGGATTGCCGACAACGAAATCCTTCTTCGGCATATTGTGCATATCGCGTGCCGTCACATGGCTGATCACCACATAATTTCCTTCCTCGGCAAACTTCTTCTTCACCGAATAAATGCCATCGCCAACATGCTTCGCCTCAAGCATTTCATGATCCTTATCACCCTGCTTGAAAACCTCGAACTTCACTTCATTTGCATCCTCGACGTTTTCATCGCCTTGCGTTACATGGGCCTTGATTTCCGTCTCGACATTCGGATCTATTTTATCAGGAAGAAGAATTTCGACCTCAATCATCTTCGGCGGCTCATCCCCACCGGATACCTTGTCTTTGTCATTCCCTCCGGAACAGCCAACAAGTGCGGCCATTGCCAAACCAATCAACAAAACGAGCAACTTTTTCATAACAATCCCCTTTAGCCAAAGTAGTTTATCCATAAAGGTGCAAAATCCTATCACTACTATTTTACACTATAAGCATAGAACCTTTAATGGCTCACCCGGGCTAGAGGCAGGCGGAAAATGTGACGGAATTATGACAACTGATGCCTGACAGCATAACCAGCCAGCTGGACCCGATTATCCAGTTCAAGCTTCTCGAGCAAATTCTTCACATGATTCTTCACCGTATTCTCCGCAATCGAAAGCTGATTGGCAATCTCCCGGTTCGTCAGCCCTTGAGTGATAAGCTGTAAAATTTCCTTTTCCCTCGGCGTAAGCGAGGCCGCAGCCGAAGGCTCCGCACCCTTAAACTGCCCGAATAGCTTCCCGGCGATACCACGGGCTGCATCATCCTTGCCAGCAATCAAGGCAGATAAATATTCAAGCCAATCGTCCGGATCCATACTTTTCAAAAGATACCCTTGCGCGCCGAACTGCACCGCCGAAAACAAATCAGCCACATCATCCGACACACTCAGCATGATTACCTTTACCGCAGGAAACTCATCCTTAATCCGCTTCGTCGCCTCAAGTCCGCCCATCACAGGCATCCCAATATCCATCAACACCACATTCGGCAGCAGCTCCCGGCACAACCCAACCGCCTCAAGCCCGTTCCGCGCCTCACCCGCAATTGAAAAACCCGCGACGCCCTCAAGCATCGACCTGATCGCCTCCCGGGCATGCGGGTGATCATCCGCAATCAACACTCGGCACACATTATTCATCTCTCTTTTTTCCTTTCAAAATGAACTTTGTTCCCGTCCCCACAACAGAACGGATGTCCAGTACAGCGGAAAGGGCCGCTGCCCGCTCCTTGACCATCGCCAGCCCGTAGTGGGCGGCATTCACTTCAGCCGGTACAAAGCCGCGGCCATCATCCTCAACAGAAAGCTCCCAGTCCGGGCCGTTGTTCCAGAGGTATATCGTCGCGGCCTCCGCACCGGAATGCTTCTGGATGTTCGTAAATACTTCTTGGACAATCCCGAATAATAAAACTTCCTCGGAAGCCGAAAATAAATCTTCATCAACAGTGATCTCAATTTCTGTTTCAATCCCGGTAACGGTTTGCCAATTTTCAAGCCAATGCCGGATTCTTTTTGCCAAGGTCATCCCTTCATTGGGGGTCAGTCTAAGGTTGAAAATCGCCTGCCTGAGCTGCGTATCGATCGAGTTTGTCAAAGTTCCCGCCTCTTGCAGTTTTCCTTTTTTTAAGTGGACTTTCATTAGAAACAGGGACTGCGCGATGCTGTCATGAAGCTCTTTCGCGAGCCGCTCGCGTTCCTCGTAAATCGCGTGCACTTCACGCTCTTTCGTGATCCTTCTGTTTTTGACTTCAATCATCCTGAACATCCACACAGTGTAAATACATGAAATGATGAAAGTCAGAAAAGTAATCAAATAATTGCCCGTATCCATAGAGAGATGATCAAGAAACACCCCATGGCGCAAAAATTCAAACCCGCCAATCAAAATGGTCGGGAGGAGGATACTGAAGATTTTCAAATACCGGTAAGACATGATTATCGCTCCAAATAAGTAGCATTCTACTTCAAGTTATATCATACTTTGAGTAGGGATTTTAGCTAAATGATTGGGGATGCGGAATGGACAGAGCGGACGTCGTATATGGACTGATTTTTGACAAGGAAACCAACCAAGTATTAATGGTTAATAATGTGGGGTCCGGCTGGACTTTGCCAGGCGGCATGGTTGAGAAAGGGGAAATCCTGACCGAGGGGCTCGTTCGCGAGGTGTATGAAGAGACGGGGTTAACAGTTGAAGCACGGGAATTGCTCGCAGTGAAGGAGGCTTTCCGGCCCGACCGGGGACATCATGTCCTATTTTTCACTTTCGCTGCCTATGTATCAGGGGGGACCATATCCATTCAGTTTCCTGAAGAAATAATAGAGGTGAAATGGGTGGATGTGAAAACCGCCAATTCCTTAATGCCTTATTATGAAGAAGGAATCGAAAGGCTTTTGCAACGCCCGGCGGCTTATAAGTTTCTAGGGTGAGGCAGTCGGGGGAGAAAAAGTCGAACGGGTAGAACTGAATTTTTGCGAAACAGGAGCTGCCATCGCAAGCTCCTGTTAGATAGTTTACATAATATTATTATCTTAAAAATAGTTCCACCCAGATTGGCGGCTTCAGGTTTTCCCTGGACAGCTCGATGAATTGGCCCATGACGCCGAGGTGTGATACCCCATACTCTTCATCAACGATAGGGGTGTAGATTGAAAAAATCAGCAGATTCGATTTTTCAATGTCATCAGGGTGTGAGATGGATGGTTCATCTGCGAATTTTTGTTCTGCATAAGCTATGTAGTCCGTCTCAGACGGATTCATAAATGCCAAGACCGCTGCCAGACAAACAGCAGCCGCGATGATTGTTATTTTTTTTACCATAATGAACATCTCCCGTTAATGGAATAATGTATAGAGAAGGACCGCCCCGAGCAAATTTGGCAATCCGAATAACGCAAACTGTGTCATCGTCCTTTGACGCTCACGCCGGTCGTCTTTCGATTCCGTTAGAAAGTTTGCCCGGATCCTGTCGCCGCTCAGCATGGAACCGGAAAAAACAGCGGAAATCAGGATAGAAGCAAGACCGATGCCGCCAGGTAAGAAATAGGCATACGCAGTTCCAAAGAGATAAGGCGAAACAAACGAAGCGATGATAGCCAGGACAGTACCGCTAATAAATATCTTCATCGAAAAACCTCCCCGGAGATGATCTTACATTTCTTCCAAAATAAACCACTATACTTAAATAGTAAAGTTTACCATCACGTATTGCAATAGATACATAGATATTTTCATATTATTGTAAGATATAGAAAATTATTAACTATTTATAAATGCTGAGCAGATCTTCTGGTGTTTAAGAGGAATATCTATAAAAGTGGAAAACCGTACAAGACAGAATGTTGACAAATAAAGAATTCCGAGGTATTATTATCTCGAATTAAAGATATTTTAATTAAGTTGGATACTTCAAATGTAATTTTTTTACGAAGATATCTTCACTTCAAGATAATTTATGAAAGCGAGCTTTATTGCTCTAGTCTGAAGAATATTAAATGGAGGGACTAGCAATGGAAAACTTAAAAGGAATACACCATATTACCGCTATTACTAGCAGTGCGGAAAAAATTTATGATTTCTTCACTAATGTGTTAGGCGTTCGGTTAGTAAAGAAAACCGTTAACCAGGATGATATCCAATCATATCATTTATTTTTTGCGGATGATGTGGGAAGCGCGGGAACAGACATGACATTTTTTGATTTCCCCGGAAGCCGGAAAGGGTCCCATGGAACAGACGAGATATCAAAAACCTCATTCCGTGTGCCAACAGATGCCGCATTAGAGTATTGGCTTAGCCGATTTAACAGATTAGATATCAAACATAAAGGAATCACTGAGCAATTTGGCAAAAGGACATTATCCTTTTCCGACTTTGATGACCAGCAATATCAATTGATTTCTGATGAAAGAAATGAGGGCGTGGAATCGGGTACACCTTGGCAAAAAGGACCTATCCCATTGGAATACGCGATTACTGGGTTGGGTCCCGTTTTTATCCGTATTTCAAATTTTGATTACTTCAAAGCAGTCATGGAAGAGGTTTTAATGTTTAAGGAAATTGCCGAGGAAGGTTCTTATCATTTGTTTGAAACAGGGGAAGGCGGGAACGGTGCGCAAGTAATCGTGGAGGATAATGAATCACTTCCACGCGCTATGCAGGGATATGGTACCGTCCATCATGCAGCGTTCCGTGTCGATGACCGGGCAGCGCTGGAAGAGTGGAAGGGGAGAATGCAGTCCTTCCGCATGCCGAACTCTGGTTATGTTGAACGATATTATTTCGGATCACTGTATGCGAGGGTGGCTCCGCAAATTTTATTCGAGCTGGCAACGGATGGGCCTGGTTTCATGGGCGATGAACCTTATGAAACACTTGGTGAAAAATTGTCACTGCCGCCATTCCTTGAACCGAAACGAGAAGAAATAGAACAATTAGTAAGGCCAATCGACACAGTCAGAAGTACGAAAGTTTTTGAAAAGGAATATGAAAAATAAAAGGTGCCACGCAAAAAAAAGGCACAAGAACCCGCTTGTGAATGGATTCTTGTGCCTTTTCCTTTTTGTCTGTAAGATTTAACTCTTATACTTAGCCTTCATTTCTTCTTCTTTTTCCTTAATGGATTTCTTGAGGTTCGTTCCTTCTGTTTTCAAGGTATCTCGTAGTTCTTTATGTCTTTCATCCATAAAGTCTTTCATAATATCGAATCGCTGCTTGATAAGACTTTCGACTTCCTGCCTGACCTCGGAATTAATTTGCTCTTTATCTTTAAGATAGTACATGGCTTCCTGGAGGCGCGATTTCTCATCATAGATCAGATTGCTGAATTCTGTTTTCTTGTCATAAAGTTCATTTTCTTTTTTGGCTTGTTCATTCCAGACCTCATTCCAGTTCTTGCTTCCCCAATTCCACCATTCATTCCAAAGGCGGCGCCGCTCATCTTCCCATAGCTTTTCGAAATCCTTGGCGGTTTTGACGGTTTCATATTCTCCGCCGCCCGCTTCGGCAACAGCAATCAACTGTTTTTGCCCATTGCTGTCGACATCGAAGCCAATGATGTTGACGACCGCTTTAATATTGGAGTCATGGAGTTCTTTTGCGGCCTTTACTGGATCACCGTCACAAGTTTCAACACCATCACTTACGACATAAATGATGTTTTCGCCTTCCGTGCCGACTTTTTCAAAATCAGCTTTTGTTTGGGCGATTGCATTTGCGATTGGCGTCCAGCCGGTCGGCTGAAACTTACCTAAAGAGGATTTGAAATCAGACTCATTATACGGTTTGAAATCATAAACGATTTCTGTACTTTCACACGAAACTTTTTTGTCGCTATCGCTGTTACTTCCTTTATGACCATAAACTCGGAGCGAAACATTTGCTTCCTCAGGCATAGAAGAGACGAATTGATTGATGGCATCCTTCGCCAGCTCCATTTTTGTTTTGCCGCCTATTTTCTGGGCCATGCTTCCGCTTGCGTCCAAAAGGATTGCAATATTAACATTCATATCAAGATCCCCATCATCGCCAAGTTTCATGCCGCCTGGCATTTTCGTCAGTGTTGTCTCGATCTTAGGATTGAATTCCTCATAATAATCATAATACGGCTGATAATTTTTGCCCTCTGCCATAAGTTTCAACAGCTCCTCGTAAACTTGGAAGCTATCTTTATCCTGGAAAGACTTTTCGTCCAGGGCTCTATGTACAACCGCCTTATTATAACCGTTACCAGTATATTTGCCGGGCTTTTCTTTTATAATATCTTCTACACTGCCGGCAATTCCGTAATCGTTATCTTCCTTTTCCTCTGGTTCATTTTTTTCCTTTTTCTGTTCTTTTCCTTTACCTTTTGCTTTATCCGTTTCCTCGCTCTTGTTTTTATCAGCCGAAGCACCTTCTTTAGCTCCGCATGCAGATAATGCCAGAAGGGAAACTAAGAGTAATGTTAGGAACAGGAATAATTTTTTCTTCTTCATTGATATTGGAACACCCCTTGCCATTAAAAATATGATTAAAAATAAAAAGTCACTTCATCCAGCTATTCTCCCTGTTTTAATGCATAACAACAGTGAAAATAGGAACAAACATGGCTCGCTAACAGTTTAACCCAGTTATGGGTATTATTGAAGTTTTATTGCCAGGATTTTGCTCGATTGGAAGCATAATAAGTAGAAAGTCCCGTTTGATTAAGGACTAATAGCCTAGCGATGAGGGTATAGAATAAGGGGTAGTTTAAAAAGGCTAAATTAATTTGTGTTTGATGGGAAGATTAGTAATGAAAGATTTTTTGCAAAAAAACAAGGGAATTTTAAAAGTTTTTCGTTTTTAGGTTTATTATCCTGTGAAAGGGGAATGAATAGTTAGTCTGACTGAAAATTCATAACCTGAGTGTTATTGTTTTTCTAAACAGATATAACTATTGTATACTTCCATTAACAATATACGCATAGTGAAAACTTATTAATGAGGGAGATAATGATGAATTCTACATATACATTAGGCGTA is a genomic window containing:
- a CDS encoding aminoglycoside phosphotransferase family protein — translated: MELPKEFIAKITGAFGEAGTQWLSGLEGKLNFYAAKWNLELGGPAGNLTYNYVAKAVDDSGRQVVLKLGVPGKEFQNEITALQLYSGDGCAMLLKEDGENGAMLLEQLVPGKNLSEIEDEEQVTKQFTSVWKSIRRPVPETSVLPSIKDWGEGFDRYLETYAEKSGPLPPSLVMRAKEFLAELNEPAKMELLHGDLHHENILYSQERGWLAIDPKGVVGNPYFDLISFLFNHLHEKPDSQRLLSKRVNWICESLSLQKNNLLKAGIVMAVLSIIWSIEDHSEWEPTYRCVEWFEELLQESGKDFQA
- a CDS encoding CBS domain-containing protein — encoded protein: MKIKQVMTTDVETCTPDTPIFEIAKKMKELDVGVIPICEGDELKGLATDRDIVLNAIAEQWPLDTPISRVMTEDPVRGTVDMSAEEAAELMADVQIRRLPIVEQGRLIGIVSLGDLAIERNLTDDAGEALEEISEPSKPKK
- a CDS encoding FixH family protein, producing MKKLLVLLIGLAMAALVGCSGGNDKDKVSGGDEPPKMIEVEILLPDKIDPNVETEIKAHVTQGDENVEDANEVKFEVFKQGDKDHEMLEAKHVGDGIYSVKKKFAEEGNYVVISHVTARDMHNMPKKDFVVGNPSEHEAAHESSDGHEHGHGESSVAIDFPVASADSGKETVLSALIKHEDKPLEGAKITFEVWKNGEEKHEFIPAHEAGAGKYEVKHTFPSAGNFTVNVHVEKGDLHEHEEKAVTVK
- a CDS encoding response regulator, whose protein sequence is MNNVCRVLIADDHPHAREAIRSMLEGVAGFSIAGEARNGLEAVGLCRELLPNVVLMDIGMPVMGGLEATKRIKDEFPAVKVIMLSVSDDVADLFSAVQFGAQGYLLKSMDPDDWLEYLSALIAGKDDAARGIAGKLFGQFKGAEPSAAASLTPREKEILQLITQGLTNREIANQLSIAENTVKNHVKNLLEKLELDNRVQLAGYAVRHQLS
- a CDS encoding sensor histidine kinase, coding for MSYRYLKIFSILLPTILIGGFEFLRHGVFLDHLSMDTGNYLITFLTFIISCIYTVWMFRMIEVKNRRITKEREVHAIYEERERLAKELHDSIAQSLFLMKVHLKKGKLQEAGTLTNSIDTQLRQAIFNLRLTPNEGMTLAKRIRHWLENWQTVTGIETEIEITVDEDLFSASEEVLLFGIVQEVFTNIQKHSGAEAATIYLWNNGPDWELSVEDDGRGFVPAEVNAAHYGLAMVKERAAALSAVLDIRSVVGTGTKFILKGKKRDE
- a CDS encoding NUDIX hydrolase, yielding MDRADVVYGLIFDKETNQVLMVNNVGSGWTLPGGMVEKGEILTEGLVREVYEETGLTVEARELLAVKEAFRPDRGHHVLFFTFAAYVSGGTISIQFPEEIIEVKWVDVKTANSLMPYYEEGIERLLQRPAAYKFLG
- a CDS encoding DUF5316 domain-containing protein, with translation MKIFISGTVLAIIASFVSPYLFGTAYAYFLPGGIGLASILISAVFSGSMLSGDRIRANFLTESKDDRRERQRTMTQFALFGLPNLLGAVLLYTLFH
- a CDS encoding ring-cleaving dioxygenase produces the protein MENLKGIHHITAITSSAEKIYDFFTNVLGVRLVKKTVNQDDIQSYHLFFADDVGSAGTDMTFFDFPGSRKGSHGTDEISKTSFRVPTDAALEYWLSRFNRLDIKHKGITEQFGKRTLSFSDFDDQQYQLISDERNEGVESGTPWQKGPIPLEYAITGLGPVFIRISNFDYFKAVMEEVLMFKEIAEEGSYHLFETGEGGNGAQVIVEDNESLPRAMQGYGTVHHAAFRVDDRAALEEWKGRMQSFRMPNSGYVERYYFGSLYARVAPQILFELATDGPGFMGDEPYETLGEKLSLPPFLEPKREEIEQLVRPIDTVRSTKVFEKEYEK
- a CDS encoding VWA domain-containing protein — its product is MKKKKLFLFLTLLLVSLLALSACGAKEGASADKNKSEETDKAKGKGKEQKKEKNEPEEKEDNDYGIAGSVEDIIKEKPGKYTGNGYNKAVVHRALDEKSFQDKDSFQVYEELLKLMAEGKNYQPYYDYYEEFNPKIETTLTKMPGGMKLGDDGDLDMNVNIAILLDASGSMAQKIGGKTKMELAKDAINQFVSSMPEEANVSLRVYGHKGSNSDSDKKVSCESTEIVYDFKPYNESDFKSSLGKFQPTGWTPIANAIAQTKADFEKVGTEGENIIYVVSDGVETCDGDPVKAAKELHDSNIKAVVNIIGFDVDSNGQKQLIAVAEAGGGEYETVKTAKDFEKLWEDERRRLWNEWWNWGSKNWNEVWNEQAKKENELYDKKTEFSNLIYDEKSRLQEAMYYLKDKEQINSEVRQEVESLIKQRFDIMKDFMDERHKELRDTLKTEGTNLKKSIKEKEEEMKAKYKS